One Eurosta solidaginis isolate ZX-2024a chromosome 5, ASM4086904v1, whole genome shotgun sequence DNA segment encodes these proteins:
- the LOC137254292 gene encoding uncharacterized protein, giving the protein MVISSTRSQQTNAAQLKLLVEFMEKHNALAKNSLQNTNNGRAKKKQLWSKLTDLLNSNGPPVKVTQAWQKVWTDYKYNTKRKLTQRMNSLKRTGGGPYDAVSLNDTEERIIAVPKINVHLLGVPGATSHGSNTDHPCSSKQSEEAFINDCFTAISSAYSSSSNDENKAPSESPRDNITSGSVSDSEPPQTSRARKLTDPKMKIIEKEIDNQEKFQTEMLRLLKESNEIGQKKLQLMEKQIAIEVQYKKIKVQVMEADLEKVKVELSLLKRKMNNK; this is encoded by the exons atggtcatatcaagcaccag GAGCCAACAAACAAACGCTGCTCAACTGAAATTACTAGTTGAATTTATGGAAAAGCATAATGCGTTAGCTAAAAATAGTTTACAAAATACTAATAACGGCCGCGCGAAGAAAAAACAGCTATGGAGCAAATTAACGGACCTGCTAAATAGTAACGGTCCTCCTGTAAAGGTGACGCAGGCATGGCAGAAA GTATGGACTGACTACAAATATAACACGAAACGCAAACTAACACAACGCATGAACAGTTTGAAAAGAACTGGCGGTGGTCCATATGACGCCGTTTCTTTAAACGACACGGAAGAACGAATAATTGCCGTACCCAAAATAAATGTACATTTGTTGGGAGTTCCAGGCGCTACGTCACATGGAAGCAATACAGACCATCCTTGTTCTTCTAAGCAGTCGGAAGAAGCATTCATAAACGACTGCTTCACAGCAATTTCGAGCGCATATAGTTCCTCTAGCAACGACGAGAATAAAGCGCCAAGTGAGTCGCCAAGAGATAATATAACTTCAGGATCAGTAAGCGACAGCGAGCCACCACAAACTTCCAGAGCAAGAAAACTTACAGATCCcaaaatgaaaattattgaaaaagaaaTAGATAATCAGGAAAAATTTCAAACTGAAATGTTAAGGCTCTTAAAAGAAAGCAACGAAATTGGACAAAAGAAGCTGCAGTTAATGGAAAAACaaattgcaattgaagttcagtaTAAGAAAATTAAAGTGCAAGTAATGGAGGCGGATTTGGAAAAAGTAAAAGTTGAGCTCTCTTTGCTGAAACGAAAAATGAATAACAAATGA